The proteins below are encoded in one region of Streptomyces ficellus:
- a CDS encoding M48 family metallopeptidase — translation MTDSSHENVPSRQRRRFPGISSRAYEHPADRSALVALRKLSGFDTVFKALSGLLPERSLRLLFLSDSVRVSDAQFAHLNGMLRDACYILDLEKVPAMYVTQDPKPNAMCIGLDEPIIVVTTGLVELLDEEEMRAVVGHEVGHALSGHAVYRTVLLFLTGLAMKVAWIPLGNVAIMAIVTALREWFRKSELSADRAGLLVGQDIKASMRGLMKIAGGNHLHEMNVDAFLEQAEEYEAGGDLRDSVLKILNVLPRSHPFTTVRAAELKKWAESRDYQRIIDGHYPRRSEDKDTSVTDSFRESASHYAESVRTSKDPLMKLVGDIAGGAGDLGGKLRDKFTGGSPGGPGRPENNGGPTG, via the coding sequence ATGACCGACAGCAGTCACGAGAACGTGCCGAGCAGGCAGCGCAGGCGGTTCCCGGGCATCTCGTCCCGGGCCTACGAGCATCCGGCGGACCGGTCCGCGCTCGTCGCCCTGCGCAAGCTCAGCGGCTTCGACACGGTCTTCAAGGCGCTGAGCGGACTGCTGCCGGAGCGCAGCCTGCGGCTGCTCTTCCTGTCCGACTCGGTCCGGGTGAGCGACGCGCAGTTCGCCCACCTCAACGGCATGCTGCGGGACGCCTGTTACATCCTGGACCTGGAGAAGGTCCCGGCGATGTACGTGACGCAGGACCCCAAGCCCAACGCCATGTGCATCGGTCTGGACGAGCCGATCATCGTCGTCACCACCGGGCTGGTGGAGCTGCTGGACGAGGAGGAGATGCGGGCGGTCGTCGGGCACGAGGTGGGCCACGCCCTGTCGGGCCACGCCGTGTACCGCACGGTGCTGCTCTTCCTCACCGGCCTGGCGATGAAGGTCGCCTGGATCCCGCTCGGAAACGTGGCGATCATGGCGATCGTGACGGCGCTGCGCGAGTGGTTCCGGAAGTCGGAGCTGTCGGCCGACCGGGCCGGGCTGCTGGTGGGCCAGGACATCAAGGCGTCGATGCGCGGACTGATGAAGATCGCGGGCGGCAACCACCTGCACGAGATGAACGTGGACGCGTTCCTGGAGCAGGCCGAGGAGTACGAGGCCGGGGGCGACCTGCGCGACTCGGTGCTCAAGATCCTGAACGTGCTGCCGCGCTCCCACCCGTTCACCACGGTGCGGGCCGCCGAGCTGAAGAAGTGGGCCGAGAGCCGCGACTACCAGCGGATCATCGACGGCCACTACCCGCGCCGCTCGGAGGACAAGGACACGTCGGTCACGGACTCCTTCCGCGAGTCCGCGTCCCACTACGCCGAGTCGGTGCGCACGAGCAAGGACCCGCTGATGAAGCTGGTCGGCGACATAGCCGGCGGCGCGGGCGACCTGGGCGGCAAGCTCCGCGACAAGTTCACGGGCGGCTCCCCCGGCGGCCCGGGCCGGCCGGAGAACAACGGCGGCCCGACGGGCTGA
- a CDS encoding LCP family protein → MNDQQNPYDPYYPPQPQIIGYDAYGQPVYQQAQTQHEQQQAQAQYDTYAQPQQPQQSYGYDQYAQGGQQQYDPSYAQQGYGYEGYAAGYGTGYDTAQQQHQQAPAPQHARDPQPPAPEPEPAPSAAVPGQRRPAQSPPSAPDADREYRTEQFAFVEDPDEDSEDVIDWLKFTESRSERREEAKRRGRNKVVALVVVLAVALLGGVGYLWSAGLIPGLSGEETKQGGAASGPQKRDVIVLHLHNTGNKETSTALLVDNATTKQGTTVLLPNALSVANDDGTTTTLAKSVDEDGSTGTREAIGALLGTRITGTWRLDTPYLENLVELVGGIEVSTDTEVPGAKKGDAPLVPKGENQTLNGRMAVAYATHRGSGEAEAAQLERFGQVVHGVLRKMSDDPESATVTVQTLAQILDPSLPEKDLGASLARLAEHAKVGDHKTALLPVREDGTLSEQATGSVVKDILGGSVTAPEQGAAVRVGVRNASGDQDATEAARVVLINGGYSVLDGGKAETESSSQVIYGDAAQKAKAEEVAKTLGLPAGAVEKGTAAANADVTVVLGQDYEVP, encoded by the coding sequence GTGAACGACCAGCAGAACCCGTACGACCCGTACTACCCGCCGCAGCCGCAGATCATCGGCTACGACGCGTACGGGCAGCCGGTGTACCAGCAGGCTCAGACCCAGCACGAGCAGCAGCAGGCGCAGGCGCAGTACGACACGTACGCCCAGCCCCAGCAGCCCCAGCAGTCCTACGGCTACGACCAGTACGCCCAGGGCGGCCAGCAGCAGTACGACCCGTCCTACGCACAGCAGGGGTACGGGTACGAGGGGTACGCCGCCGGCTACGGGACCGGTTACGACACCGCCCAGCAGCAGCACCAGCAGGCCCCCGCGCCACAGCACGCGCGCGACCCGCAGCCCCCGGCCCCCGAGCCGGAGCCGGCGCCGTCCGCCGCCGTGCCGGGGCAGCGCCGCCCCGCGCAGTCGCCGCCCTCCGCGCCGGACGCGGACCGCGAGTACCGCACCGAGCAGTTCGCCTTCGTCGAGGACCCGGACGAGGACTCCGAAGACGTCATCGACTGGCTCAAGTTCACCGAGAGCCGCTCCGAGCGCCGCGAGGAGGCCAAGCGGCGCGGCCGCAACAAGGTCGTCGCGCTCGTCGTCGTCCTGGCCGTCGCCCTCCTCGGCGGAGTCGGCTACCTGTGGTCGGCCGGCCTGATCCCGGGCCTGTCCGGCGAGGAGACCAAGCAGGGCGGCGCCGCGAGCGGCCCGCAGAAGCGGGACGTCATCGTCCTGCACCTGCACAACACCGGGAACAAGGAGACCTCCACGGCGCTGCTGGTCGACAACGCCACCACCAAGCAGGGCACCACCGTCCTGCTGCCGAACGCCCTGTCCGTCGCCAACGACGACGGCACCACCACCACGCTCGCGAAGTCCGTCGACGAGGACGGCTCCACCGGCACCCGTGAGGCGATCGGCGCGCTGCTCGGCACCAGGATCACCGGAACGTGGCGGCTGGACACCCCGTACCTGGAGAACCTGGTCGAGCTGGTCGGCGGCATCGAGGTCAGCACGGACACCGAGGTGCCCGGCGCGAAGAAGGGCGACGCGCCCCTGGTACCCAAGGGCGAGAACCAGACCCTGAACGGGCGCATGGCCGTCGCATACGCGACCCACCGGGGTTCCGGCGAGGCGGAGGCCGCCCAGCTGGAGCGGTTCGGCCAGGTCGTCCACGGCGTGCTGCGCAAGATGTCGGACGACCCGGAGTCGGCGACGGTCACCGTGCAGACCCTGGCGCAGATCCTCGACCCGTCGCTGCCCGAGAAGGACCTGGGCGCCTCTCTGGCGAGGCTCGCCGAGCACGCCAAGGTCGGCGACCACAAGACGGCCCTGCTGCCCGTGCGTGAGGACGGGACCCTCAGCGAGCAGGCCACCGGCAGTGTGGTGAAGGACATCCTGGGCGGCTCGGTCACCGCACCCGAGCAGGGCGCGGCCGTCCGGGTCGGGGTCAGGAACGCCTCCGGCGACCAGGACGCCACCGAGGCCGCCCGGGTCGTGCTGATCAACGGCGGCTACTCGGTCCTGGACGGCGGAAAGGCCGAAACGGAGTCGTCGTCGCAGGTCATCTACGGTGACGCGGCGCAGAAGGCGAAGGCCGAGGAGGTCGCCAAGACGCTGGGCCTGCCGGCCGGCGCGGTGGAGAAGGGCACGGCCGCGGCCAACGCCGACGTCACCGTCGTCCTGGGCCAGGACTACGAGGTTCCCTAG
- a CDS encoding bifunctional cytidylyltransferase/SDR family oxidoreductase, with translation MSAPHEAKTRTTAVVLAGGTGQRVGLSIPKQLLKIAGKAVIEHTLTIFEQADSVDDVIVLMAPGFVPDVERIIAKAGLTKVTRVIEGGATRNETTERAIQALGEGLGEGEDLNVLFHDAVRPLLSQRVIKDCVDALDRYQAVDVAIPSADTIIVTRTHGEDGEFITDVPDRSRLRRGQTPQAFKLSTIKRAYEVAAGDPNFQATDDCSVVLKYLPDVPIYVVAGDEYNMKVTQPVDVFIADKLFQLASTAAPRQADEAAYRELLSGKTLVVFGGSYGIGADIAALAERYGATVYALGRSTTGTHVENPEHVEEALATAYAAGGRIDYVINTAGVLRIGKLAETDTATIQEALNVNYLAPVQIARAAYKYLVETKGQLLLYTSSSYTRGRAEYSLYSSTKAAMVNLTQALADEWAGDGIRVNCVNPERTATPMRTKAFGQEPAGSLLSSEAVARTSLDVLLSELTGHVIDVRQQDPTRGASEASGFEQALASVLDRQEDV, from the coding sequence GTGTCAGCGCCGCATGAAGCCAAGACCCGCACCACAGCTGTCGTGCTCGCCGGCGGTACCGGCCAGCGCGTGGGCCTCTCGATCCCCAAGCAGCTGCTGAAGATCGCGGGCAAGGCGGTCATCGAGCACACGCTGACGATCTTCGAGCAGGCGGACTCCGTCGACGACGTGATCGTGCTGATGGCGCCGGGTTTCGTACCCGACGTCGAGAGGATCATCGCCAAGGCGGGCCTCACCAAGGTCACCCGCGTCATCGAGGGCGGCGCCACCCGCAACGAGACCACCGAGCGCGCCATCCAGGCGCTCGGCGAGGGCCTCGGGGAGGGCGAGGACCTCAACGTCCTCTTCCACGACGCGGTGCGTCCGCTTCTGTCACAGCGCGTCATCAAGGACTGCGTCGACGCCCTCGACCGGTACCAGGCCGTCGACGTCGCCATCCCCTCCGCGGACACGATCATCGTCACCCGCACCCACGGCGAGGACGGCGAGTTCATCACCGACGTCCCCGACCGCTCCCGGCTCCGCCGCGGGCAGACGCCCCAGGCGTTCAAGCTGTCCACGATCAAGCGGGCGTACGAGGTCGCGGCCGGTGACCCCAACTTCCAGGCGACCGACGACTGCAGCGTCGTGCTGAAGTACCTGCCGGACGTGCCGATCTACGTCGTCGCGGGCGACGAGTACAACATGAAGGTCACCCAGCCCGTCGACGTCTTCATCGCCGACAAGCTGTTCCAGCTGGCCTCCACCGCCGCCCCGCGCCAGGCCGACGAGGCCGCGTACCGCGAACTGCTGTCCGGCAAGACCCTCGTCGTCTTCGGCGGCTCGTACGGTATCGGCGCCGACATCGCCGCCCTCGCCGAGCGGTACGGTGCGACGGTGTACGCGCTGGGCCGCTCCACCACCGGCACGCACGTCGAGAACCCCGAGCACGTCGAGGAGGCGCTCGCCACGGCGTATGCGGCCGGCGGCCGCATCGACTACGTCATCAACACGGCGGGCGTCCTGCGCATCGGCAAACTCGCCGAGACCGACACCGCGACCATTCAGGAAGCGCTGAACGTCAATTACCTGGCGCCCGTGCAGATCGCGCGCGCCGCGTATAAATACCTGGTGGAGACCAAGGGGCAGCTGCTGCTCTACACGTCCTCCAGCTACACCCGCGGCCGGGCCGAGTACAGCCTTTACTCGTCCACCAAGGCCGCCATGGTGAATCTCACGCAGGCGCTCGCCGACGAATGGGCCGGCGACGGAATCCGAGTGAATTGCGTCAACCCCGAGCGCACCGCCACGCCGATGCGTACGAAGGCGTTCGGCCAGGAGCCCGCCGGATCGCTGCTGTCCTCCGAGGCCGTGGCCCGGACCTCGCTGGACGTGCTGCTTTCCGAGCTCACCGGCCACGTCATCGACGTCCGGCAGCAGGACCCCACCCGTGGGGCGAGCGAGGCGTCCGGGTTCGAACAGGCTCTGGCCTCCGTGCTGGACCGACAGGAAGATGTGTAA
- the nadD gene encoding nicotinate-nucleotide adenylyltransferase, giving the protein MGDQQVPTSSGKRRLGVMGGTFDPVHHGHLVAASEVAALFHLDEVVFVPTGQPWQKSHRNVSPAEDRYLMTVIATASNPQFSVSRIDIDRGGPTYTIDTLRDLRDLNEDTDLFFITGADALSQIMPGWRNAEELFSLAHFIGVTRPGHDLSDDGLPEGGVSLVEVPALAISSSDCRARVAAGDPVWYLVPDGVVRYIDKRQLYRGE; this is encoded by the coding sequence ATGGGAGACCAGCAAGTGCCTACCAGCTCCGGCAAACGCCGACTCGGTGTGATGGGCGGGACGTTCGACCCGGTCCACCACGGACACCTGGTGGCCGCCAGCGAGGTGGCCGCCCTGTTCCACCTGGACGAGGTGGTGTTCGTACCGACCGGGCAGCCGTGGCAGAAGAGCCACCGGAACGTCTCCCCGGCGGAGGACCGCTACCTGATGACGGTCATCGCCACGGCGTCGAACCCGCAGTTCTCGGTCAGCCGCATCGACATCGATCGCGGCGGGCCGACGTACACCATCGACACCCTGCGGGACCTCCGTGACCTCAACGAGGACACGGACCTGTTCTTCATCACCGGAGCGGACGCGCTGTCCCAGATCATGCCCGGTTGGCGCAACGCCGAGGAACTCTTCTCGCTGGCCCACTTCATCGGGGTGACCCGCCCGGGCCACGACCTGTCGGACGACGGTCTGCCCGAGGGCGGGGTCTCCCTGGTCGAGGTGCCCGCGCTGGCCATCTCGTCGTCGGACTGCCGGGCACGGGTCGCCGCCGGCGATCCGGTCTGGTATCTGGTGCCGGACGGCGTGGTGCGCTATATCGACAAGCGCCAGTTGTACCGGGGCGAATGA
- the proB gene encoding glutamate 5-kinase has protein sequence MTVARQYVTEARRIVVKVGSSSLTTASGGIDADRVDALVDVLAKVRSGGEKEVLLVSSGAIAAGLAPLGLARRPKDLARQQAAASVGQGLLVARYTASFARYGVRVGQVLLTADDTSRRAHYRNAYRTLDQLLAMGALPVINENDTVATDEIRFGDNDRLAALVAHLVRADLLVLLSDVDGLYDGDPSKPGTSRIAEVRGPEDLAGVEIGSAGKAGVGTGGMVTKVEAARIAAAAGVPVVLTSASRAADALAGRDTGTYFRRTGRRSADRLLWLAHASTPQGALVLDDGAVRAVVDGRKSLLPAGIAAVEGEFGAGDPVELRDTSGRAVARGLVNFDAKEIPQLLGRSTRELAKELGPAYEREVVHRDDLVVLQP, from the coding sequence GTGACAGTGGCAAGGCAGTACGTGACGGAAGCGCGCAGGATCGTCGTCAAGGTCGGTTCCTCCTCCCTGACCACCGCGTCCGGCGGCATCGACGCCGACCGGGTCGACGCACTCGTCGACGTACTCGCCAAGGTCCGCAGCGGAGGCGAGAAGGAGGTCCTCCTGGTCTCCTCCGGGGCCATCGCCGCCGGGCTCGCGCCGCTCGGCCTCGCCCGCCGCCCCAAGGACCTGGCCCGCCAGCAGGCCGCCGCCAGCGTCGGCCAGGGCCTCCTCGTCGCCCGCTACACCGCCTCCTTCGCCCGCTACGGCGTACGCGTCGGCCAGGTCCTGCTCACCGCCGACGACACCAGCCGCCGCGCCCACTACCGCAACGCCTACCGGACGCTCGACCAGCTGCTCGCGATGGGCGCCCTGCCCGTCATCAACGAGAACGACACGGTGGCCACGGACGAGATCCGGTTCGGCGACAACGACCGGCTGGCCGCGCTCGTCGCCCACCTCGTCCGCGCCGACCTGCTCGTCCTGCTCTCCGACGTGGACGGGCTGTACGACGGCGACCCGTCGAAGCCGGGCACCTCGCGCATCGCCGAGGTGCGCGGCCCGGAGGACCTCGCGGGCGTCGAGATCGGCTCGGCGGGCAAGGCGGGCGTCGGCACCGGTGGCATGGTCACCAAGGTCGAGGCGGCCCGGATCGCCGCCGCCGCGGGCGTACCGGTCGTCCTCACCTCCGCCAGCCGCGCCGCCGACGCCCTCGCGGGCCGCGACACCGGCACCTACTTCCGCCGCACCGGCCGCCGCTCCGCCGACCGGCTGCTGTGGCTGGCCCACGCCTCCACCCCGCAGGGCGCCCTGGTCCTGGACGACGGCGCGGTGCGGGCGGTCGTCGACGGCAGGAAGTCCCTGCTCCCCGCGGGCATCGCGGCCGTCGAGGGGGAATTCGGCGCCGGGGACCCGGTCGAGCTGCGCGACACCTCGGGCCGGGCCGTCGCACGGGGGCTCGTCAACTTCGACGCCAAGGAGATCCCCCAGCTCCTGGGCCGGTCCACCAGGGAGCTGGCGAAGGAGCTGGGCCCGGCGTACGAGCGGGAGGTCGTACACAGGGACGATCTCGTCGTCCTCCAGCCCTAG
- a CDS encoding glutamate-5-semialdehyde dehydrogenase yields the protein MTSSHSPASAAGSPSVTPYDDMTPVARTAYRARAAAAEIAPLPRSAKDDALLAIADALEVRTSEIVEANAEDVTRAREAGTSESIIDRLTLTPERVRAIAADVRDVAALPDPVGEVVRGSTLPNGIDVRQVRVPLGVVGIIYEARPNVTVDAAALCLKSGNAVLLRGSSSAYSSNTALVRVLRDAVGGAGLPADAVQLVPGESRDSVRELMRARGLVDVLIPRGGASLIRTVVEESTVPVIETGTGNCHVYVDAQADLDMAVDILINSKAQRPSVCNAAETLLVHQDIADTFLPRALDALAEAGVTVHADERVQAYADGSKATVVAATAEDWETEYLSYDIAAAVVDSLDAAVGHIRLWTSGHTEAIVTTSQAAARRFTQLVDSTTVAVNASTRFTDGGQFGFGAEIGISTQKLHARGPMGLPELTSTKYIVTGDGHTR from the coding sequence ATGACCTCGTCGCACTCTCCCGCCTCCGCCGCCGGCTCGCCGTCCGTCACGCCGTACGACGACATGACCCCCGTCGCCCGCACCGCCTACCGGGCGCGTGCCGCCGCCGCCGAAATCGCGCCACTCCCGCGCTCGGCCAAGGACGACGCGCTGCTGGCGATCGCGGACGCGCTGGAGGTCCGTACGAGCGAGATCGTCGAGGCCAACGCCGAGGACGTCACCCGGGCCAGGGAGGCCGGCACCAGCGAGTCGATCATCGACCGCCTGACGCTCACCCCCGAGCGGGTACGGGCCATCGCCGCCGACGTCCGTGACGTGGCCGCGCTGCCCGACCCGGTCGGCGAGGTCGTCCGCGGCTCCACCCTCCCCAACGGCATCGACGTCCGGCAGGTCCGCGTCCCGCTCGGCGTCGTCGGCATCATCTACGAGGCCCGGCCCAACGTGACCGTCGACGCCGCCGCTCTGTGCCTGAAGTCCGGGAACGCGGTGCTGCTGCGCGGCTCCTCCTCCGCGTACTCCTCGAACACCGCCCTCGTCCGCGTCCTGCGCGACGCGGTCGGCGGCGCAGGCCTCCCGGCCGACGCCGTGCAGCTCGTGCCCGGCGAGTCCCGCGACTCGGTGCGCGAGCTGATGCGCGCCCGCGGCCTGGTCGACGTGCTGATCCCGCGCGGCGGCGCCTCCCTGATCCGCACGGTCGTCGAGGAGTCCACCGTCCCGGTCATCGAGACCGGCACCGGCAACTGCCACGTGTACGTCGACGCCCAGGCCGACCTCGACATGGCCGTCGACATCCTGATCAACTCCAAGGCGCAGCGGCCCAGCGTCTGCAACGCCGCCGAGACCCTCCTCGTCCACCAGGACATCGCCGACACCTTCCTGCCGCGGGCCCTGGACGCCCTCGCCGAGGCGGGCGTCACCGTCCACGCCGACGAGCGGGTGCAGGCCTACGCGGACGGCTCCAAGGCCACCGTCGTGGCGGCCACCGCGGAGGACTGGGAGACGGAGTACCTCTCGTACGACATCGCCGCGGCCGTCGTCGACTCGCTGGACGCCGCCGTGGGGCACATCCGGCTGTGGACCTCCGGCCACACCGAGGCGATCGTCACCACCTCCCAGGCGGCCGCCCGCCGGTTCACCCAGCTGGTCGACTCGACCACCGTCGCGGTGAACGCGTCCACCCGCTTCACGGACGGCGGCCAGTTCGGCTTCGGCGCCGAGATCGGCATCTCCACCCAGAAGCTCCATGCCCGCGGCCCCATGGGCCTGCCGGAGCTGACGTCGACGAAGTACATCGTCACGGGCGACGGCCACACCCGATAG
- a CDS encoding glycosyltransferase family 4 protein codes for MKVSFLIHTIYGIGGTIRTTLNLAEELAGRHEVEIVSVFRHRDEPLFAIDPRITVVPLVDTRPSSPANEKKHELHLRPAEHFPRNEARYAEYSLLTDERVRAHYAGAGSDADVVIGTRPGLVAYVAAFAPASAVRIGQEHMTHNHHKPELRTEMAGFLKELDAFVTVSEGDAASWRERMPLPGTRVLAIPNSVPEPVVTPSDTSGTTIVAAGRLASEKQYHVLIEAFGKVAVQRPGWTLRICGWGNQKDRLRRKIDQLGLYNSVHLMGPRSPIEPEWVKGALAVSTSRHESFGMTLVEAMRCGLPVVSTDCDYGPREIIQDGEDGFLVPVGDVDAIAAALIRLIDDPGLRRRMGAAARANARRFAPGPVAKQYEELFGELGAAPTHRAAPHPEPGSAAGRDAVADCVAAADGSLTVSLLTPREGARLFVGEHVFPFDARGTATVPAGTALPEGVWPAQIGLPGAEGRVPLTTRAVDQRGAMRAAERQRAGETVRQVVPYVKGGALHVRCWVRRVHAEAGDVRIEDGTITLAARLHGTAEPDGEPVLLLRRRGKAPLELAFPGTCTETADGSPAVAGLRFAFSCTAPAARQQDPHDVWDLWLRYAPDAEPVRVGRFLDDVVEKGSLFPHPPVELRKRQPGGLARAVVRKLTGRPQERVVIKVFYSAANELVLNVVDGPAA; via the coding sequence ATGAAGGTCTCCTTCCTCATCCACACCATTTACGGCATCGGCGGCACCATCCGCACCACGCTCAACCTCGCGGAGGAGCTGGCCGGGCGCCACGAGGTGGAGATCGTCTCCGTGTTCCGCCACCGCGACGAGCCGCTGTTCGCGATCGACCCGCGCATCACCGTCGTCCCGCTCGTCGACACCCGCCCGTCCTCCCCGGCCAACGAGAAGAAGCACGAGCTGCACCTCCGGCCCGCCGAGCACTTCCCGCGGAACGAGGCCCGGTACGCGGAGTACAGCCTCCTCACCGACGAACGCGTCCGCGCGCACTACGCCGGAGCCGGCTCCGACGCCGACGTCGTCATCGGCACCCGCCCCGGGCTCGTCGCCTACGTCGCCGCGTTCGCGCCCGCGAGCGCCGTGCGCATCGGGCAGGAGCACATGACGCACAACCACCACAAGCCCGAGCTGCGGACCGAGATGGCCGGGTTCCTCAAGGAGCTGGACGCGTTCGTCACCGTCTCCGAGGGCGACGCCGCCTCCTGGCGCGAGCGGATGCCCCTGCCCGGCACCCGCGTGCTCGCCATCCCCAACAGCGTGCCCGAGCCGGTCGTCACCCCCTCCGACACCTCGGGCACCACGATCGTGGCGGCCGGGCGGCTGGCGTCCGAGAAGCAGTACCACGTGCTGATCGAGGCGTTCGGCAAGGTCGCCGTCCAGCGCCCCGGGTGGACCCTGCGCATCTGCGGCTGGGGCAACCAGAAGGACCGGCTCCGCAGGAAGATCGACCAACTGGGGCTGTACAACAGCGTGCACCTCATGGGCCCGCGCTCGCCCATCGAGCCCGAGTGGGTCAAGGGCGCGCTCGCGGTGTCCACGTCCCGGCACGAGTCCTTCGGCATGACGCTCGTCGAGGCGATGCGGTGCGGGCTGCCCGTGGTGTCCACCGACTGCGACTACGGCCCCCGCGAGATCATCCAGGACGGCGAGGACGGCTTCCTCGTACCTGTCGGCGACGTCGACGCCATCGCCGCCGCGCTGATCCGGCTCATCGACGACCCCGGTCTGCGCCGCCGCATGGGCGCCGCCGCCCGCGCCAACGCCCGCCGTTTCGCCCCGGGCCCGGTGGCCAAGCAGTACGAGGAGCTGTTCGGCGAGCTGGGCGCGGCCCCCACCCACCGCGCCGCCCCGCACCCGGAGCCGGGCTCCGCGGCCGGCCGGGATGCGGTGGCCGACTGCGTCGCCGCCGCCGACGGCTCCCTGACCGTGTCGCTCCTCACCCCGCGCGAGGGCGCCCGCCTGTTCGTCGGCGAGCACGTCTTCCCCTTCGACGCGCGCGGCACCGCGACCGTGCCGGCCGGTACGGCGCTCCCCGAGGGCGTCTGGCCCGCGCAGATCGGGCTGCCCGGCGCCGAGGGCCGCGTACCGCTCACCACGCGCGCCGTCGACCAGCGCGGGGCGATGCGCGCGGCGGAGCGGCAGCGGGCCGGGGAAACGGTTCGGCAGGTGGTTCCGTACGTCAAGGGCGGGGCCCTGCACGTGCGTTGCTGGGTGCGCCGGGTCCACGCCGAGGCCGGCGACGTCCGCATCGAGGACGGGACGATCACCCTGGCCGCGCGGCTCCACGGCACGGCCGAGCCCGACGGCGAACCCGTTCTCCTGCTGCGGCGGCGCGGCAAGGCGCCCCTGGAGCTGGCCTTCCCCGGAACCTGCACGGAAACCGCTGACGGCTCACCGGCGGTGGCCGGTCTCCGCTTCGCCTTCTCCTGCACGGCTCCCGCCGCGCGTCAGCAGGACCCGCACGATGTGTGGGACCTGTGGCTCCGGTACGCGCCGGACGCCGAGCCGGTCCGGGTCGGGCGCTTCCTCGACGACGTCGTGGAGAAGGGCTCCCTCTTCCCCCACCCTCCGGTCGAGCTGCGCAAACGGCAGCCCGGGGGGCTGGCCCGAGCGGTGGTGCGGAAGCTGACCGGCAGGCCCCAGGAGCGGGTCGTGATCAAGGTTTTCTACAGTGCGGCCAACGAGCTCGTGCTCAACGTCGTCGACGGGCCGGCGGCGTGA
- a CDS encoding glycosyltransferase family 2 protein has protein sequence MTDVNENTPDVSVIIGAYEAMPYLVKCLESVESQTLGADRIEIVAVDDGSTDGTGEYLEEFATRSKVATRVVRQSNSGGPSRPRNTGLALARGRFVFFLDADDYFGDEALERLVAMADRAGTDVVLGKTVGVNRNAAKSMWNETVERADIYRSNVKYTLSAQKLFRRDLLVRHGMRFDESLRTGEDALFTLEAYLRGNGVSVVSDPTCYYLVGREDGKHLTKTGGYVPRFDSARALMRLIAAHVPAGERRDLLMMRPFAVTLLPQFGPVVLRQPRDVLLAKMKLAAPLMAAHWTPGLARRLKTDERLRLTCVAMDLPDPLVDVVAFLHEGKQPERVRRRGREYLAYPHFRDPALGIPDSAYEVRGAPGPLTVARRRARRLADRTLRHLRRVRAGA, from the coding sequence ATGACGGACGTGAACGAGAACACTCCCGATGTCAGCGTGATCATCGGAGCCTATGAAGCGATGCCGTACCTGGTGAAGTGCCTGGAGTCGGTGGAGTCGCAGACGCTCGGCGCCGACCGGATCGAGATCGTCGCCGTCGACGACGGCTCGACCGACGGCACGGGGGAGTACCTGGAGGAGTTCGCCACCCGCTCCAAGGTCGCCACCCGCGTCGTGCGACAGTCCAACTCCGGCGGCCCCAGCCGCCCGCGCAACACCGGACTCGCCCTCGCCCGCGGCCGGTTCGTCTTCTTCCTGGACGCCGACGACTACTTCGGCGACGAGGCGCTGGAACGCCTCGTCGCGATGGCCGACCGGGCCGGCACGGACGTGGTGCTCGGCAAGACCGTCGGCGTCAACCGCAACGCCGCCAAATCGATGTGGAACGAGACCGTCGAACGCGCCGACATCTACCGCTCCAACGTCAAGTACACGCTCAGCGCCCAGAAACTCTTCCGCCGCGACCTGCTCGTCCGGCACGGCATGCGCTTCGACGAGTCGCTGCGCACCGGCGAGGACGCGCTGTTCACCCTGGAGGCGTACCTGCGCGGCAACGGGGTGTCGGTGGTCTCCGACCCCACCTGCTACTACCTGGTGGGCCGCGAGGACGGCAAACACCTGACGAAGACCGGCGGTTACGTCCCCCGCTTCGACTCGGCCAGGGCCCTGATGCGGCTGATCGCCGCGCACGTACCGGCGGGCGAGCGCCGCGACCTGCTGATGATGCGCCCCTTCGCGGTCACCCTGCTGCCGCAGTTCGGGCCCGTCGTGCTCCGCCAGCCCCGCGACGTCCTGCTCGCCAAGATGAAGCTCGCCGCGCCGCTGATGGCCGCCCACTGGACCCCCGGCCTGGCCCGCCGCCTGAAGACCGACGAACGGCTGCGGCTGACCTGCGTGGCGATGGACCTGCCCGACCCCCTCGTCGACGTGGTTGCCTTCCTGCACGAGGGGAAGCAGCCGGAGCGGGTACGCCGGCGGGGTCGCGAGTACCTGGCGTACCCGCACTTCCGCGACCCGGCGCTCGGCATCCCGGACTCGGCGTACGAAGTGCGCGGCGCGCCCGGCCCCTTGACCGTCGCACGGCGCCGCGCCCGGCGGCTGGCGGACCGGACGCTGCGGCACCTGCGGAGGGTGCGGGCGGGGGCCTGA